Proteins encoded together in one Benincasa hispida cultivar B227 chromosome 1, ASM972705v1, whole genome shotgun sequence window:
- the LOC120092883 gene encoding uncharacterized protein LOC120092883, producing MKPPPTCTLLVYYSTNTHFLVVLSTTRTLMATPRFLVFFSLLLLAFNFQTHVLAAREMVMEKDGKIMGRRLIARQLDISWRGNYSPPPPIHPPLPPPPPPPYCPRSRSRSRSRPCPPR from the exons ATGAAGCCTCCACCCACATGTACTCTATTGGtttattattcaacaaataCACATTTTTTAGTAGTTCTCTCTACAACCAGAACACTAATGGCTACCCCAAGATTTTTggtcttcttctctttgcttCTTCTTGCTTTCAACTTTCAGACCCACGTTCTGGCAGCCC GTGAAATGGTGATGGAGAAGGATGGCAAAATAATGGGCCGGAGATTAATAGCTCGACAGCTGGATATCTCTTGGAGAGGAAATTattctcctcctcctcctaTTCATCCTCCTCTACCTCCACCTCCACCTCCACCTTATTGtcctcgctctcgctctcgctctcgttctCGTCCTTGTCCTCCTCGCTAA